One window from the genome of Bacillus sp. SM2101 encodes:
- a CDS encoding YitT family protein: protein MHEVKKFVIVILGALLNALALNFFLIPANIYAGGFAGLSQLLSSITGQFTPFQISTGIFLFLLNVPVAILGWKKVGKRFTLYSFLSVASMSFFLQILPIVHVSEDILLNAVFGGVIQAVGIGFTLKYGASTGGLDIITLVLSKINDRPIGVYFFSLNAVIIITTGSLYGWEYALYTLVTLYVATRVIDSIHTRHEKLTAMIITKKADELKEAIHSKLVRGITTVPAKGGFSNESQEMMIIVITRYELYDLERIIKKVDENAFTNIVQTAGIFGLFRKE, encoded by the coding sequence ATGCATGAAGTAAAAAAGTTTGTAATAGTCATCTTAGGTGCATTATTAAATGCATTAGCACTTAATTTCTTTTTAATTCCTGCCAATATTTATGCTGGAGGCTTTGCAGGTCTTTCGCAGTTACTATCGAGCATTACTGGACAATTCACACCATTTCAAATATCAACAGGTATTTTTCTGTTCTTACTAAATGTGCCAGTTGCGATCCTAGGTTGGAAAAAAGTAGGGAAAAGGTTTACCCTGTATAGTTTTTTAAGTGTCGCATCGATGTCATTCTTTCTTCAAATATTGCCTATCGTTCATGTTTCTGAAGATATTTTATTGAATGCAGTTTTTGGTGGAGTCATTCAAGCAGTAGGGATTGGTTTCACATTGAAATATGGCGCTTCCACAGGTGGTCTTGATATCATCACGCTAGTTTTATCTAAAATCAATGATCGCCCTATTGGTGTATATTTCTTCTCATTAAATGCCGTAATCATTATCACAACCGGTTCTTTATATGGTTGGGAATACGCACTATATACGTTAGTGACTTTATATGTAGCGACAAGAGTGATTGATTCAATACATACTAGACATGAAAAACTAACAGCGATGATCATTACAAAAAAAGCAGATGAGCTAAAAGAGGCAATTCACTCAAAGCTAGTGAGGGGAATTACGACAGTACCTGCAAAGGGTGGCTTTTCAAATGAAAGTCAAGAAATGATGATTATCGTAATCACGAGATATGAATTGTATGATTTAGAAAGAATCATCAAAAAGGTCGACGAGAATGCATTTACTAATATTGTTCAAACAGCAGGTATCTTTGGCTTATTTCGAAAAGAATAA
- a CDS encoding M42 family metallopeptidase: MNTYPNTNATIELIKELVSIPSPSGHTDNIIQFIEDKLTNIGVENSRNRKGGLLATLPGTDGTKHRMLTAHVDTLGAMVKEVKSNGRLKLSMIGGFRWNSVEGEYCQIETSDGRTYKGTILMHQTSVHVYKNAGEAKRNEENIEVRIDEKVENAEDVRSLGIEVGDFVSFDPRVEVTSSGFIKSRHLDDKASVAILLQLIEHIKKENIQLPHTTHFLISNNEEIGYGGNSNITPETVEYLAVDMGAIGDGQASDEYTVSICAKDSSGPYHYGLRKKLVQLANDNNIDYKVDIYPFYGSDASAAIRSGFDIVHGLIGPGIESSHAFERTHQTSIINTEKLLLSYVQTATIC; encoded by the coding sequence ATGAATACATATCCAAACACAAATGCAACAATTGAGCTTATTAAAGAACTAGTATCTATTCCAAGTCCATCTGGCCATACAGACAACATCATTCAATTTATTGAAGATAAACTTACTAACATTGGGGTCGAGAATAGCCGCAATAGAAAAGGTGGACTGCTTGCAACTCTTCCTGGAACTGACGGCACGAAACATCGAATGTTAACAGCACATGTAGATACACTTGGTGCTATGGTTAAAGAAGTCAAGAGTAATGGTCGGTTAAAACTTTCGATGATCGGAGGTTTTCGGTGGAATTCTGTTGAAGGAGAGTATTGTCAAATTGAAACCTCGGACGGACGGACATATAAAGGTACCATTCTGATGCATCAAACGAGCGTACATGTATATAAAAATGCTGGTGAAGCTAAACGAAATGAGGAGAATATTGAAGTTAGAATTGATGAAAAGGTAGAGAATGCAGAGGACGTTCGCTCTCTAGGTATCGAAGTTGGAGATTTTGTGTCATTTGATCCTAGAGTTGAAGTTACTTCAAGCGGGTTTATAAAATCTAGACATTTAGATGATAAAGCAAGTGTAGCTATCTTACTACAACTAATTGAACATATCAAAAAAGAAAACATACAGCTACCACATACAACACATTTTCTTATTTCCAATAACGAAGAAATTGGCTATGGTGGAAACTCTAATATTACACCTGAAACCGTTGAATATTTGGCAGTTGACATGGGAGCTATTGGAGATGGTCAAGCTTCTGATGAATATACAGTGTCTATTTGTGCGAAGGATTCTAGCGGCCCGTATCATTATGGCCTTAGAAAAAAGTTAGTTCAATTAGCTAACGATAATAATATTGACTATAAGGTTGACATATATCCTTTTTACGGATCTGATGCATCCGCAGCTATACGTTCAGGATTTGATATTGTTCACGGACTTATTGGCCCTGGTATTGAATCATCACACGCCTTTGAGCGTACCCATCAAACTTCAATAATTAATACTGAAAAGCTACTTCTTTCATATGTTCAAACAGCAACAATATGTTAA
- a CDS encoding glycosyltransferase family 4 protein, translated as MRILLTTFWNYPHVGGLSNYITNLKHGLENRGHVVEITCPNEFDGYVNTKNNISDYLWKFYQQRYGKDKKKFFQLDVNFYTYLTHLSQQNLEGYDILHAQDLATAYILGMLNEHYEKPLLYTPHGILSLTRIKFKEVDKDSLSARYFIEIDKRAVQYADKIIILSDHFREPLKQLGAHDSKMLTVHTGIEENEEIEYTKGANRHQTIISCIARLTQRKGHHILLEALNMIKEHLDHVEIRIIGDGKTREDLEQQAQHLRLSNVVFLGSRDDIPQLLKETDIFVLPTINDSLPISIIEAMHMGLPIVSSYVGGIPELIHHQKEGLLSTPGDIETLSKHLLLLIQNPSLRNELGENARKFAQAELTVNEMSRKIEQEYQSLL; from the coding sequence TTGAGAATATTACTAACGACTTTCTGGAACTATCCTCATGTTGGAGGTTTATCTAACTATATCACTAATCTAAAACACGGCCTGGAGAATCGTGGCCATGTCGTTGAAATTACATGTCCAAACGAGTTTGATGGTTATGTAAACACAAAGAACAACATAAGTGACTATTTGTGGAAATTTTACCAACAACGCTACGGTAAAGATAAGAAGAAGTTTTTTCAGCTTGACGTTAACTTTTACACATATTTAACACATTTAAGTCAACAAAACCTTGAGGGTTATGATATTTTACACGCTCAGGATTTAGCAACTGCGTATATTTTAGGTATGCTTAATGAACATTATGAAAAACCACTACTTTATACTCCTCACGGGATTTTAAGCCTCACTAGAATAAAATTTAAAGAAGTAGACAAAGATTCACTTTCAGCAAGGTACTTTATTGAAATTGATAAAAGGGCTGTTCAATATGCGGATAAGATTATCATCCTATCAGATCATTTCCGTGAACCGCTAAAGCAACTAGGTGCACACGATTCAAAAATGCTAACAGTTCATACAGGAATAGAAGAAAATGAAGAAATAGAGTACACCAAAGGTGCAAACCGTCATCAAACGATCATTTCTTGTATTGCTCGTCTTACTCAACGTAAGGGTCACCATATTTTGTTAGAAGCCCTAAACATGATTAAAGAGCATTTAGATCATGTTGAAATTAGGATTATTGGTGACGGTAAGACGAGAGAGGATTTAGAACAACAAGCACAACATTTACGTTTGTCAAATGTAGTGTTCTTAGGAAGTAGAGACGACATCCCTCAGCTATTAAAGGAAACGGACATTTTTGTTTTACCTACTATAAATGATAGTCTACCAATTTCTATCATTGAAGCGATGCATATGGGGTTACCTATCGTTTCATCATATGTAGGAGGAATTCCCGAATTAATTCATCATCAGAAGGAAGGTTTACTTTCAACACCAGGTGACATTGAAACACTCTCAAAGCATCTGCTACTACTTATCCAAAATCCCTCTTTAAGAAACGAACTAGGGGAAAATGCCCGCAAGTTTGCACAAGCTGAGCTAACAGTTAACGAGATGTCAAGAAAAATTGAACAGGAGTACCAATCTTTATTATAG
- a CDS encoding DUF2249 domain-containing protein, producing MNDIEAKNIVELDVREDINKKLQPFQKITNTVSSLKDDDIFILHAPIKPTPLLTIMKTKGFTYTVEKVAAKHWKVTFVRGEKNDS from the coding sequence ATGAACGATATAGAAGCAAAGAACATCGTTGAGTTAGATGTGAGAGAAGATATAAATAAAAAGCTTCAGCCATTTCAAAAAATAACAAATACTGTTTCTTCATTGAAAGATGATGACATTTTTATATTACACGCACCTATTAAACCTACACCGCTACTTACAATTATGAAAACAAAAGGTTTTACTTATACCGTTGAGAAGGTAGCAGCAAAGCATTGGAAAGTGACCTTCGTGCGAGGTGAGAAAAATGATTCTTGA
- a CDS encoding carbamoyl-phosphate synthase, with amino-acid sequence MVERKHPAIVLDLSANGIGIVRSLGRKGVDVYAFDTGKKYKIGKTCYATCKSCPDPIKDEEGLLTFLLNLGKTFCCKAVLYAGSDDFLYFMSKHREILSMYYLFLLPEHSTIHALIDKRLTYELATKYNIPCPTTFFLDLEEELEDILNKLTFPCIIKPVYGHKFRQHINKKIIMVHSAEELKTVFPYYRQFGELMLQEFIPGDDSTFYKLATFLDEDMNVKALFTLQKIHQFPPNMGTGALIISKRDEEIIDVGLPFLKELECRGVAMAEFKKDPRDGELKFIEINSRLWLSHSLTEACGIDFAYLYYLYLTGQDPEPRLYQIEDIKWIYLVRYYLAYLQKREYGEMTFNDFKKGLSGNKQYALFAWDDPMPFLRSTFSHLYNSWKTKKQEENT; translated from the coding sequence ATGGTTGAGCGTAAGCATCCTGCAATCGTTCTTGATTTAAGTGCAAATGGAATTGGTATTGTAAGAAGTTTAGGTAGAAAAGGAGTGGATGTATACGCCTTTGATACAGGAAAAAAATACAAAATCGGCAAAACATGTTATGCAACATGTAAGAGTTGTCCTGACCCTATTAAAGATGAAGAAGGCTTGCTTACCTTCCTATTAAATTTAGGTAAGACATTTTGTTGTAAAGCTGTGCTATATGCTGGTTCAGATGATTTTCTCTATTTTATGTCAAAGCATAGAGAAATATTGTCTATGTATTATTTATTTTTATTACCTGAGCACTCAACTATTCATGCATTAATCGATAAACGTTTAACGTATGAACTAGCTACAAAGTATAATATTCCATGCCCGACAACCTTTTTTTTAGATCTGGAAGAGGAATTGGAAGATATTCTTAACAAATTAACATTTCCGTGTATTATAAAGCCTGTTTATGGACATAAGTTTCGTCAACATATTAATAAAAAAATTATCATGGTTCATAGTGCAGAAGAATTAAAAACTGTTTTTCCTTACTATCGGCAATTTGGTGAGTTAATGCTACAAGAATTTATTCCCGGTGATGACAGCACTTTTTACAAACTGGCGACTTTTCTTGATGAAGATATGAATGTAAAGGCTCTTTTCACACTACAAAAAATTCATCAATTCCCGCCAAATATGGGTACAGGTGCCCTCATTATTAGTAAAAGAGATGAAGAAATTATTGATGTTGGCTTACCATTTCTAAAAGAATTGGAGTGTAGGGGAGTAGCCATGGCCGAATTTAAAAAAGATCCCCGTGATGGTGAACTTAAGTTTATTGAGATCAATTCTAGATTATGGCTTTCTCATAGTTTAACAGAGGCTTGTGGTATAGATTTTGCTTATTTATACTACCTATACTTAACAGGTCAAGACCCTGAACCGCGATTGTATCAAATAGAAGACATTAAATGGATTTATCTTGTACGGTATTACCTTGCCTACCTCCAAAAAAGGGAATATGGTGAAATGACTTTTAATGACTTCAAGAAGGGACTATCTGGAAACAAACAATATGCACTATTCGCATGGGATGACCCGATGCCATTTTTGCGCAGTACATTTTCTCATCTTTATAATTCTTGGAAAACTAAAAAACAGGAAGAAAACACATAA
- a CDS encoding PIG-L deacetylase family protein: MLKKTVLIIASHPDDELLGSGATIKKLINGGYEVITVITAQGRNKEDEYITNCCIEANKELGVKEVIFLEYPNLEMETFPLHLINKKIEKLITIYQPCKIFTHHYGDLNKDHQVTFQAVMTAARPIAGSAPIDIICFETVSSTEWTHHTNDQTFKPNYYVDVTDTIDNKLNALKHYDVEMRLFPHPRSFDGIKFLARYRGMTVGVHYAEAFEIIRRIQHEDNW, encoded by the coding sequence ATGCTAAAAAAAACTGTCTTAATTATTGCATCCCATCCTGATGACGAGCTGCTTGGTTCGGGTGCAACTATAAAAAAATTAATAAATGGTGGCTATGAAGTTATTACTGTAATAACTGCTCAAGGCCGTAACAAAGAAGATGAATATATCACCAACTGCTGTATAGAAGCAAATAAAGAGTTAGGTGTAAAAGAAGTTATTTTCCTCGAGTATCCTAATTTAGAAATGGAAACTTTCCCACTTCACCTTATTAATAAGAAAATTGAAAAGTTAATTACAATATATCAACCTTGTAAAATATTCACTCACCATTATGGCGATTTAAATAAGGACCATCAAGTTACATTTCAAGCTGTTATGACTGCTGCACGTCCTATAGCTGGAAGTGCCCCAATCGACATAATTTGCTTTGAAACAGTTTCATCTACCGAATGGACTCACCATACCAATGATCAAACTTTTAAACCAAATTACTATGTTGACGTAACTGATACAATCGATAATAAATTGAATGCCCTTAAACATTACGATGTTGAAATGCGCCTTTTCCCCCACCCCCGTTCGTTTGATGGAATAAAGTTTTTAGCAAGGTATAGAGGGATGACAGTTGGTGTACATTATGCTGAGGCTTTTGAAATTATTAGGAGGATCCAACATGAAGACAATTGGTGA
- a CDS encoding Cof-type HAD-IIB family hydrolase produces the protein MSFQQHLIALDLDGTLLTDDKKISSYTKEMIMKAQMAGHIVVIATGRPYRASEIYYNELNLKTPIVNFNGAFVHHPIDHNWGLYHTPLHLNTAKDIVEASEQYDIKNILAEVMDDVYFHYHDEKYLNIFNFGNPKIETGDLKQILTHDPTSILIHAEESHVQEIRSYLSDVHAEMIDHRKWGAPWHIIEIVKAGLNKAVGLKKIADYYQIPRSRIIAFGDEDNDLEMIDYAGFGIAMGNAIDELKSLAKDITTTNEQDGVGKALANILKLDN, from the coding sequence ATGAGCTTTCAACAACATTTAATTGCATTAGATTTAGACGGTACTTTATTAACTGATGATAAAAAGATTTCCTCATATACGAAAGAAATGATCATGAAGGCTCAAATGGCAGGTCATATTGTTGTTATTGCAACTGGAAGACCATATAGAGCTAGTGAAATTTATTATAATGAGCTTAATTTAAAAACACCCATTGTTAATTTTAATGGTGCCTTCGTTCATCATCCAATCGATCACAATTGGGGATTATATCATACCCCACTTCATTTAAATACAGCGAAGGATATCGTGGAAGCTAGTGAGCAATATGATATTAAGAATATTTTAGCTGAAGTGATGGATGATGTTTATTTTCATTATCATGATGAAAAGTATTTAAATATCTTTAACTTTGGCAACCCGAAAATTGAAACAGGTGACTTAAAGCAAATTTTAACTCACGACCCTACGAGTATTTTAATTCATGCAGAAGAGAGCCACGTACAAGAAATTCGTTCCTATTTATCAGATGTACATGCAGAAATGATTGATCATCGCAAATGGGGAGCACCATGGCACATTATAGAGATTGTAAAAGCTGGATTAAATAAAGCCGTTGGTTTGAAAAAAATTGCTGACTATTATCAAATTCCTCGCAGCCGCATAATAGCTTTTGGCGATGAAGACAATGATTTAGAAATGATTGATTATGCTGGATTTGGAATTGCTATGGGAAATGCGATTGATGAATTAAAGTCCCTTGCTAAAGATATTACCACTACAAACGAACAAGATGGAGTCGGTAAGGCTTTAGCTAATATATTAAAACTTGATAACTAA
- a CDS encoding DUF2249 domain-containing protein, translating into MILDNRGLEPPQPMMRTLAALEKLQDNEVLSIINDRRPMFLYEQLDELKYTHHTKQLDDGTYQIDIRR; encoded by the coding sequence ATGATTCTTGATAATCGAGGTTTAGAGCCTCCCCAACCAATGATGAGAACACTTGCAGCATTGGAAAAACTTCAAGATAACGAAGTTCTTTCAATTATTAATGATAGACGACCTATGTTCTTATATGAGCAATTGGATGAACTCAAATATACGCACCATACTAAACAGCTAGACGATGGTACTTATCAAATTGATATTAGAAGATGA
- a CDS encoding oxidoreductase family protein: MDIANIKKVFQNTDFHHQIKHKFGKFKSFVPDSIQQLRASAKSMIYKLDISTEFGIQPIIFKRYIGSKNRNTVEINLYEKALPFLKEFMPTIYATKSNIFDNETWMLIEYIEPLRGRIPPPNHFDYIIPTIAKLHAHSYEQNFYDNIDLFNPWFPTFHSKKMKTRRQAKIQKTKLYLIDALHHKRLKKMIEPTHSIIQQILSESSLSFSELVKNGQCIVHGDLHLQNICCNHFHQNTNNHIQMIDWESSRFASGWFDINLLVERYLGLRNSEKNNDDSIRNHCVQLYTKEMNKRGISFQGDPMILYKMSYLQYVLETGLLVQLQKEFDGNKGVLLTYYLDKVLIWGKELNLYS, encoded by the coding sequence ATGGATATCGCCAACATTAAAAAGGTTTTTCAAAACACCGATTTTCATCATCAAATAAAACATAAGTTTGGCAAATTTAAGTCATTTGTTCCTGATTCAATTCAGCAATTAAGAGCATCTGCGAAAAGTATGATTTATAAATTAGACATCTCAACAGAATTTGGTATTCAACCAATTATTTTTAAACGTTATATAGGGTCAAAAAATAGAAATACTGTAGAAATAAATTTATATGAAAAAGCTCTCCCCTTTCTAAAAGAGTTCATGCCAACAATATACGCAACTAAATCAAATATATTTGATAACGAAACATGGATGTTAATAGAATATATTGAGCCTTTGCGTGGACGAATACCTCCTCCAAATCATTTTGACTATATCATACCAACAATTGCAAAATTACATGCCCACTCATATGAGCAAAATTTCTACGATAATATCGATTTGTTTAACCCCTGGTTTCCAACATTTCATTCGAAGAAAATGAAAACACGAAGACAAGCTAAAATACAAAAAACAAAATTGTATCTTATTGATGCGTTACACCATAAGCGCTTAAAGAAAATGATAGAACCTACGCACAGCATAATACAACAAATATTAAGTGAAAGCTCTTTATCATTTTCTGAACTAGTAAAGAATGGACAATGCATCGTACACGGTGACCTTCATTTACAAAATATATGCTGCAATCATTTTCATCAAAATACTAACAACCATATTCAAATGATTGATTGGGAATCGTCTAGATTTGCATCAGGTTGGTTTGATATCAATTTACTAGTTGAAAGATATCTTGGGTTACGTAATTCCGAGAAAAACAATGATGATAGCATTCGAAACCATTGTGTTCAATTATATACTAAGGAAATGAACAAAAGAGGAATCTCCTTTCAAGGTGACCCTATGATATTATATAAAATGTCTTATTTACAGTACGTCCTTGAAACTGGCTTACTAGTACAATTACAAAAAGAGTTTGATGGTAACAAAGGTGTATTGCTTACCTATTATCTAGACAAAGTTTTGATTTGGGGTAAAGAACTCAATTTGTATAGCTAA
- a CDS encoding DegV family protein, whose protein sequence is MNTNIIADSGSDLPLDFYRNSNVDLVPLCVNVDGTEYEDLLSIKPKQVYDAMRQGKVAKTSQAKPSELRKLFLNLAKQQKSSIYIAFSSELSGTYQTAMLMREQVLEEYPNFELTIIDSKCASLGYGLIVEKAVELSKTLAYQDLIETIQFHCKHMEHIFTVDNLEYLARGGRVSRTSAFVGGLLNIKPLLHVEDGKLIPLEKIRGNKKVIKRMIDLMRERGVDLSTQTIGISHGDNEEGALLLQEKIKDEFGCDQFLINTIGCAIGAHAGPGTLALFFLNDKYS, encoded by the coding sequence ATGAATACAAATATTATTGCAGACAGCGGCAGTGACTTACCGCTTGATTTTTATCGGAATTCAAATGTAGATTTAGTTCCTTTATGTGTTAATGTTGATGGAACAGAATACGAAGATTTACTCTCTATCAAACCTAAGCAAGTATATGATGCGATGCGACAAGGAAAGGTAGCAAAAACATCACAAGCCAAGCCTAGCGAGCTAAGAAAACTATTCTTAAACTTAGCAAAACAGCAGAAATCATCAATTTATATCGCTTTTTCTTCTGAGCTGTCCGGCACATATCAAACAGCAATGTTAATGAGAGAGCAAGTTTTAGAAGAATATCCAAATTTTGAACTTACAATTATTGATTCAAAATGTGCTTCTTTAGGATACGGATTAATTGTAGAAAAGGCTGTAGAGCTATCAAAAACACTAGCATATCAAGATCTCATCGAAACTATCCAGTTCCACTGTAAGCATATGGAACACATATTTACAGTTGATAACTTAGAATATTTGGCTCGGGGAGGAAGAGTTAGTAGAACCTCTGCTTTTGTAGGAGGTTTACTAAATATTAAGCCTTTATTGCATGTTGAGGATGGAAAGCTAATTCCATTAGAAAAAATTAGAGGTAACAAAAAAGTGATCAAACGTATGATTGATCTTATGAGAGAACGAGGAGTTGATTTATCAACTCAAACGATCGGTATCAGTCACGGAGATAATGAAGAGGGAGCACTATTGTTACAAGAAAAAATTAAAGATGAGTTTGGCTGCGATCAATTTTTAATAAATACAATAGGCTGTGCGATTGGAGCACATGCTGGACCAGGGACACTAGCGTTATTTTTCTTGAATGATAAGTATAGTTAA
- a CDS encoding metal-sulfur cluster assembly factor codes for MSLTEKVYSRLYEVIDPELNINIVDLGLIYDVTISTANDVSIIMTLTTPGCPLHDSIVNGVKHVIEQLGEVHTVNVQLVWEPAWTPQRMSQRALQTLQGI; via the coding sequence ATGAGCTTAACAGAAAAAGTGTACAGTCGTCTATATGAAGTAATTGATCCGGAGTTAAACATAAATATTGTTGACCTCGGTTTGATTTATGATGTTACTATATCCACAGCTAATGATGTGTCAATTATCATGACATTAACTACCCCTGGTTGCCCTTTACACGATAGCATTGTAAATGGTGTTAAGCATGTTATCGAGCAACTGGGAGAGGTTCATACAGTTAACGTGCAACTTGTATGGGAGCCAGCATGGACACCGCAACGCATGTCACAAAGAGCCTTACAAACTTTACAAGGAATATAG
- a CDS encoding DUF3813 domain-containing protein yields MGNQLFQQAREAVQLAEQAAQSEDALSAAKNALSSAYANSTIAEKKQLRELQNRLDNLQH; encoded by the coding sequence ATGGGAAATCAATTATTTCAACAAGCTCGAGAAGCAGTTCAATTAGCTGAACAGGCTGCTCAATCTGAAGATGCCTTGTCAGCGGCAAAAAACGCACTGTCCTCAGCATATGCAAACTCAACGATTGCTGAAAAAAAGCAGTTAAGAGAGCTTCAAAATAGGCTAGACAATTTACAACATTAA
- a CDS encoding TIGR04053 family radical SAM/SPASM domain-containing protein, with the protein MFDRDFNKNPFIVIWELTRACQLHCLHCRAKAQTRRDPRELSFEEGKQLIDQIYEMDNPMLVFTGGDPLMREDVYDIADYAIKKGVRVSMTPSATPNVTKQAIEKAKEVGLARWAFSLDGPTAEVHDHFRGTKGSFDLTMNAIKYLHELEIPVQINTVISRYNVDVLEEMAKVVEELKCVLWSVFFLVPTGRGKESDMVSPVQHEQIFHWLYELSKKVPFDIKTTAAQHYRRVVIQQKMKEAKDTDRAIRYADALNEGKTGQIDGLGRAPKGVNDGNGFVFISHIGDVFPSGLLPVKAGNIREKTLADIYRNSPIFKDLRNPDKFKGKCGVCEFRFVCGGSRARSYAVTGNFLESEPFCVYIPKALRSKSVNT; encoded by the coding sequence ATGTTTGATCGAGATTTTAATAAAAATCCATTTATAGTCATTTGGGAATTAACGCGTGCTTGTCAATTACACTGCTTGCATTGTCGAGCAAAAGCTCAAACTAGACGGGACCCTAGAGAATTATCCTTTGAGGAAGGTAAACAATTAATAGATCAGATTTATGAAATGGATAATCCAATGTTGGTGTTTACAGGTGGAGACCCTTTGATGAGGGAAGATGTATATGATATTGCAGATTATGCGATAAAAAAAGGTGTAAGGGTATCCATGACACCTAGTGCCACTCCCAATGTAACTAAACAAGCGATTGAGAAGGCAAAAGAGGTTGGTTTAGCACGGTGGGCTTTTAGTTTAGACGGTCCAACTGCTGAAGTACATGATCATTTTCGTGGAACGAAAGGATCATTTGATTTAACAATGAATGCCATAAAATATTTACACGAGTTAGAAATTCCAGTGCAAATTAATACAGTGATTTCTCGCTACAATGTTGATGTGCTAGAAGAGATGGCTAAGGTTGTAGAAGAGTTAAAATGCGTCCTGTGGAGTGTATTTTTTCTCGTTCCTACCGGAAGGGGGAAAGAGTCAGATATGGTATCCCCAGTACAACACGAACAGATTTTTCACTGGCTATATGAATTAAGTAAAAAGGTACCGTTTGATATTAAAACAACAGCAGCACAACATTATCGTCGTGTCGTTATTCAACAGAAAATGAAAGAAGCAAAAGATACAGATCGAGCTATCCGTTATGCAGATGCCTTAAACGAAGGAAAAACGGGTCAAATTGATGGTTTAGGTCGAGCACCAAAAGGTGTCAATGACGGCAATGGTTTTGTTTTTATATCTCATATTGGTGATGTATTTCCTAGTGGATTACTGCCTGTCAAAGCTGGAAATATTAGAGAGAAGACATTAGCGGATATTTATAGAAATTCTCCTATCTTCAAAGATTTGCGAAATCCAGACAAATTTAAAGGGAAATGTGGTGTATGTGAATTCCGCTTTGTTTGTGGTGGCTCACGTGCAAGGTCGTATGCAGTGACTGGAAATTTTTTAGAAAGTGAACCATTCTGTGTGTATATACCGAAAGCATTGCGGTCAAAATCAGTGAATACTTAA
- a CDS encoding DUF3941 domain-containing protein: protein MPHTSDNDKKAKDNNALHHKQNLQKEQNRKRGERQYSQDTDHK from the coding sequence ATGCCGCATACGAGTGATAATGACAAAAAAGCAAAAGATAATAATGCACTGCACCACAAACAAAATTTACAAAAAGAACAAAATCGTAAACGTGGTGAACGCCAATATTCACAGGATACAGATCATAAATAA
- a CDS encoding metal-sulfur cluster assembly factor, with protein MDKALEENIMGALENVLDPELGIDIVNLGLVYGVDIDDNGTATVTMTLTSMGCPLAGTISEDVKRNLADLPEVKETEVSIVWSPPWSKDRMSRYAKIALGVHG; from the coding sequence ATGGATAAAGCTTTAGAAGAAAATATAATGGGTGCACTTGAAAATGTGCTTGATCCAGAATTAGGTATTGATATTGTTAATTTAGGCTTAGTGTATGGTGTTGATATAGATGATAATGGGACTGCGACTGTTACAATGACTCTCACTTCTATGGGATGCCCATTAGCAGGAACTATTTCTGAAGATGTAAAGAGAAATTTAGCAGATTTACCAGAAGTAAAAGAGACAGAAGTTAGTATTGTTTGGAGCCCACCTTGGAGTAAAGATCGCATGTCAAGATATGCAAAAATTGCTTTAGGAGTTCATGGATAA